One genomic segment of Sanyastnella coralliicola includes these proteins:
- a CDS encoding DUF4112 domain-containing protein: MATKDTLKKIPDWIEKLSKLLDSSIRIPGTDYTIGLDPIISLIPGVGDFVSYLASATIVIGIAREGVSGKVLLKMLGNILLDLLIGMIPVLGSIFDFTFKANERNMNLIREHQEEGKHKGSGLWVILLVLGITIALIVFGFFLMMATAGFIISLFGD, translated from the coding sequence ATGGCCACGAAAGACACCCTTAAGAAGATCCCAGATTGGATCGAGAAGCTATCGAAACTACTTGACTCAAGTATCCGGATTCCCGGTACAGATTATACGATCGGATTGGATCCTATCATTTCATTGATTCCAGGTGTTGGTGACTTTGTGAGTTACCTCGCTAGTGCCACCATTGTCATTGGAATTGCTAGGGAAGGAGTGAGTGGTAAAGTATTGCTGAAGATGCTCGGCAATATCCTGTTAGACCTGCTTATTGGAATGATTCCAGTGCTCGGTTCCATCTTTGACTTCACCTTCAAGGCGAATGAGCGTAACATGAATTTGATACGCGAACATCAAGAGGAAGGGAAGCATAAAGGATCAGGGCTATGGGTTATCCTATTAGTTCTAGGAATCACGATAGCCCTGATAGTATTTGGGTTCTTCCTGATGATGGCCACAGCTGGCTTCATCATCAGTCTATTCGGTGATTGA
- a CDS encoding nitroreductase family protein: MALNDDKKANTEYKLHSLISDRWSPRAFDGSALAKEEVMTILEAARWSASSMNEQPWRFVYGIKGTPAFDKILNTLMEGNVAWAKNAGALVAVFGKEKFAYKDRPNRTWSFDLGLAVGNAVTQAFSMNIYAHQMGGVHLDRIGELTDEEGLTPYLAVAFGRMGDVNDLSDPLKERELNKRERLALDTIAKEA, translated from the coding sequence ATGGCACTGAACGACGATAAAAAAGCAAACACAGAGTATAAGCTGCATTCATTGATCTCAGACCGCTGGAGTCCAAGAGCCTTTGACGGTTCCGCACTAGCGAAAGAAGAAGTCATGACGATACTTGAAGCGGCACGATGGTCAGCATCAAGCATGAACGAACAACCTTGGCGTTTTGTTTATGGAATCAAAGGAACACCAGCCTTTGACAAGATTCTAAACACCTTGATGGAAGGAAACGTGGCATGGGCTAAGAATGCAGGAGCCTTGGTGGCAGTGTTCGGTAAAGAGAAATTCGCATACAAGGATCGACCGAATAGAACCTGGTCATTTGATTTAGGCCTCGCAGTTGGAAATGCCGTGACACAAGCCTTCTCCATGAACATCTACGCTCATCAGATGGGAGGTGTTCACTTGGACAGAATAGGGGAGTTGACAGATGAAGAAGGACTAACGCCATACCTGGCCGTAGCATTCGGGAGAATGGGAGATGTCAACGACTTGAGTGACCCATTGAAAGAAAGAGAATTGAACAAGCGTGAACGTCTTGCGCTTGACACCATAGCTAAAGAAGCCTAA
- a CDS encoding pirin family protein yields the protein MDTKTAQYTFHAADSRGHANHGWLNSHHSFSFASYHNPERMHFGTLRVLNDDTVDAGMGFGKHPHENMEIVSIPLQGDLEHQDSMGNSSVIRQGDVQIMSAGTGVYHSEYNKSKEDLVKFLQIWVFPKERNIEPRYDQKSYPAEDRQNRFQRVVSPEEDGSIWINQDAYFSLGNFEAGKSTKYDIARKGNGVYAFLIKGKATIDGHELSERDALGVSETNQLDIQFSEDSELLLLDVPMGLR from the coding sequence ATGGATACAAAGACAGCTCAATACACTTTCCACGCTGCTGACAGCCGTGGACATGCGAATCACGGATGGTTGAATAGTCACCATTCATTCAGCTTTGCGAGTTACCATAACCCAGAGCGAATGCATTTTGGAACGCTTCGTGTGCTTAACGATGATACCGTTGACGCAGGAATGGGCTTTGGAAAGCATCCGCATGAGAATATGGAAATCGTAAGTATTCCGTTGCAAGGAGATTTGGAACACCAAGATAGCATGGGGAATTCCTCTGTCATTCGTCAGGGAGATGTTCAGATCATGTCTGCAGGTACTGGAGTTTACCACTCAGAGTACAATAAGAGCAAAGAAGATCTAGTAAAGTTCCTTCAGATATGGGTATTCCCGAAGGAACGTAACATTGAACCACGATATGATCAGAAGAGTTACCCAGCTGAAGATCGTCAGAACCGATTCCAACGTGTGGTAAGTCCTGAAGAAGATGGTTCCATCTGGATTAACCAGGATGCGTACTTCTCATTGGGGAACTTCGAAGCAGGAAAATCAACGAAATATGATATCGCACGGAAAGGAAACGGAGTGTATGCCTTCTTGATTAAAGGGAAAGCCACAATTGATGGTCATGAACTCTCAGAGCGCGATGCACTGGGCGTTTCGGAAACCAATCAACTAGACATTCAGTTCTCAGAAGATAGTGAGCTATTGCTCCTAGACGTGCCGATGGGCCTACGCTGA
- a CDS encoding DUF6913 domain-containing protein produces the protein MAIVQRMKEKAGKYFLEREQPAQRERTGTNLSNANSVAFLYEDKDEAYFKQIQRLVRFVHEEYGVRRACALGYVDKPTKQLPIYQLQKLEYMYFTKGDLNWHMKPKVNLMNFLQEPFDILIDLRLSPSVPLDYILRHSKAKMKAGASLSGAEEMYDFSLEVQSGCSLDEYWKQINFYLSNLTLK, from the coding sequence ATGGCGATTGTACAACGAATGAAGGAGAAGGCCGGGAAGTATTTCCTGGAACGTGAGCAACCAGCTCAGCGCGAACGCACAGGCACGAATCTGTCCAATGCGAACAGCGTTGCCTTCCTTTATGAAGACAAAGATGAAGCCTATTTCAAGCAAATTCAACGCCTCGTACGTTTTGTTCATGAGGAATATGGAGTGCGCAGAGCATGTGCCTTGGGTTATGTAGATAAGCCAACGAAGCAGCTGCCTATTTATCAGCTACAAAAGCTTGAATACATGTATTTTACAAAGGGTGACCTCAACTGGCACATGAAGCCTAAAGTGAACCTGATGAACTTCCTACAAGAGCCTTTTGATATACTTATTGATTTGCGATTGAGCCCTTCAGTTCCCCTTGATTATATTCTTCGTCATTCGAAGGCGAAAATGAAAGCAGGCGCCTCATTAAGCGGTGCAGAAGAGATGTACGACTTCTCACTAGAAGTTCAGTCTGGATGCAGCTTGGATGAATATTGGAAGCAAATAAACTTTTACCTCTCAAACCTTACTCTGAAATGA
- the dapA gene encoding 4-hydroxy-tetrahydrodipicolinate synthase, translating into MIDLSGLGVAMVTPFTADGNIDFTGLKNLTEHLIEGGVDVLVVQGTTGESPALTSDEKRKVLDYVLDVNQGRTKVAFGIGGNSTSMVVDQMKSFNADGVSAILSVSPYYNKPTQAGIVAHYQAIAEAAPAPIILYNVPGRTGSNMLADTTLALAEHENIAAMKEASGDLSQIEEIIEYKPSNFQVISGDDGLTLPMIALGAEGLISVVGNAYPAEFGKMVHTAMKGDLDIAKPIHFQFKRMIELLFVEGNPGGVKEVLKHLNICDHHMRLPLLPVSEKTKAALIAEANNIA; encoded by the coding sequence ATGATCGATCTCAGCGGACTAGGAGTTGCCATGGTCACTCCCTTCACTGCCGATGGAAACATTGATTTTACCGGACTTAAGAACCTTACCGAGCACCTAATCGAAGGTGGTGTAGATGTTCTGGTAGTTCAAGGTACTACCGGTGAATCACCTGCGCTCACTTCTGATGAAAAGCGCAAAGTGCTTGATTACGTGTTAGATGTGAATCAAGGGAGAACGAAAGTTGCCTTCGGTATCGGGGGGAATAGCACTTCGATGGTCGTGGATCAAATGAAGTCATTCAATGCTGATGGTGTTTCTGCGATACTATCGGTAAGTCCATATTATAACAAGCCTACGCAAGCTGGTATTGTTGCTCACTATCAGGCTATCGCCGAAGCGGCACCGGCTCCAATTATACTTTACAACGTTCCAGGAAGAACCGGATCGAATATGCTGGCTGATACTACATTAGCGCTCGCAGAGCACGAGAACATTGCAGCCATGAAAGAGGCGAGTGGTGATCTTTCTCAAATCGAAGAGATCATTGAATATAAGCCATCAAACTTCCAAGTGATCTCGGGAGATGATGGATTGACATTACCAATGATCGCACTAGGTGCTGAAGGATTGATTTCCGTAGTTGGTAACGCCTACCCAGCTGAATTCGGTAAGATGGTTCATACCGCGATGAAAGGTGACCTAGATATAGCTAAGCCGATTCACTTCCAATTCAAACGCATGATCGAACTGCTTTTCGTAGAAGGAAACCCAGGTGGGGTGAAGGAGGTTCTCAAGCATCTGAACATCTGTGACCACCACATGAGACTGCCACTATTACCAGTCTCTGAAAAGACGAAAGCAGCACTGATCGCAGAAGCGAATAACATCGCCTAA
- a CDS encoding transketolase family protein, translating to MKEYPVLGKKDTRSGFGEGLLELGKSNPNVVALCADLTGSLKMNAFQDEFPDRFFQVGIAEANMMGLAAGMTIGGKIPFTGTFANFSTGRVYDQIRQSIAYSGKNVKICASHAGLTLGEDGATHQILEDVGMMKMLPHMTVINPCDFNQTKAATIAIAEHEGPVYLRFGRPKVPIFIPEDQEFIIGKALMLNEGTDVTIIATGHLVWEALEAGKALAEKGISAEIINIHTIKPLDEEAIVRSAKKTGAVVVAEEHQVLGGLGGSVAQALSTHAPTPTEFVAVNDSFGESGTPAQLMEKYGLNAESIIAKAEKVISRKAIA from the coding sequence ATGAAAGAATATCCTGTACTCGGCAAGAAAGATACCCGCTCTGGATTTGGAGAAGGGCTTCTTGAACTAGGAAAGAGCAACCCGAACGTCGTAGCCCTCTGTGCTGACTTGACAGGGAGTTTGAAAATGAATGCTTTTCAGGATGAATTTCCTGACCGTTTCTTCCAAGTAGGTATTGCTGAAGCTAACATGATGGGCTTGGCTGCTGGTATGACTATCGGTGGCAAGATTCCTTTCACAGGAACCTTCGCAAACTTCTCTACAGGACGAGTTTACGATCAAATCCGCCAGTCAATTGCTTACAGCGGTAAGAACGTGAAGATCTGTGCATCTCACGCCGGACTTACCCTCGGAGAAGACGGTGCAACGCACCAAATCTTGGAGGATGTTGGTATGATGAAGATGCTACCACACATGACGGTTATCAACCCTTGTGACTTCAACCAGACGAAAGCAGCTACGATTGCTATTGCTGAGCACGAAGGTCCAGTTTACCTGCGATTCGGTCGTCCGAAAGTGCCAATCTTCATTCCAGAAGATCAAGAATTCATCATTGGCAAAGCACTAATGCTCAACGAAGGAACTGATGTGACAATCATCGCTACAGGTCACCTTGTATGGGAAGCTCTTGAGGCTGGAAAAGCACTCGCAGAAAAAGGAATTAGCGCTGAGATCATCAACATCCACACCATCAAGCCGTTGGATGAAGAAGCGATCGTACGTTCAGCGAAAAAGACAGGCGCCGTAGTAGTAGCTGAAGAACACCAAGTCCTCGGTGGACTAGGAGGTTCAGTAGCACAAGCGCTTTCTACACACGCCCCAACTCCAACTGAATTCGTGGCAGTAAACGATTCATTCGGTGAAAGTGGAACTCCAGCTCAATTGATGGAGAAATACGGATTGAACGCTGAAAGCATCATTGCGAAGGCGGAGAAAGTGATTTCGCGGAAAGCAATAGCTTAA
- a CDS encoding vWA domain-containing protein produces the protein MKQLQLIAILILSLTFASAEAQTTRILFVFDASNSMNGYWESERKINTATSLLSQSLEELYGIENLELGLRVYGHQTVHIPGQQDCDDTQLVVPISSGNNLVIKKELSRITPKGTTPIARSLEKAAGDFTDCEDCRNIIILITDGIEACDEDPCAVSRALQEKNIIVKPFVIGIGLDEKYKSTFECVGNYFDATNKETFETVLDIVITQALNNTSVQFNLMDDQNEPKETNVGISLYDQNTGENLYNFVHTLNKVGNPDTLSLDPLPTYRAVVHTIPTIEVTDLRVTPGQHTEFDIPAAQGFLKFEFSGRSEYESLQCIVRRDCDVVHHQPFDSKQRYLAGSYDLEILTTPRIHLDNVEIKPNDETRIAIPSPGRLMLNTGTMGFGGIYLIEKNELIQAIKFDEGDPSGRYILQPGKYKLIFRSRSSNQTLYTIEKEFTISSGSNTTINLN, from the coding sequence ATGAAGCAACTCCAACTGATCGCCATATTGATCCTTAGTTTGACTTTCGCTAGCGCGGAAGCCCAGACTACGCGTATCCTTTTTGTCTTCGATGCTTCCAATAGCATGAATGGATATTGGGAAAGCGAACGCAAGATCAATACCGCTACTTCCCTTCTATCACAATCTCTTGAAGAGCTCTACGGAATCGAAAATCTAGAGCTGGGCTTGCGTGTGTATGGACATCAAACAGTACACATTCCAGGTCAACAAGATTGTGACGATACCCAGCTGGTTGTTCCCATCTCAAGTGGAAACAACCTCGTAATCAAGAAAGAGCTATCACGAATTACTCCTAAAGGCACCACTCCTATCGCGAGATCCCTGGAGAAAGCTGCAGGAGACTTCACTGACTGCGAGGATTGTAGAAACATCATCATCCTGATTACAGACGGAATCGAAGCCTGTGATGAAGACCCTTGCGCCGTTTCAAGAGCACTACAAGAAAAGAACATCATCGTCAAACCTTTCGTTATCGGCATTGGCCTTGATGAGAAATACAAGTCTACCTTCGAATGTGTCGGAAATTACTTTGACGCCACGAATAAGGAGACCTTTGAAACGGTCTTAGATATCGTCATCACTCAGGCTCTGAACAATACCAGTGTACAATTCAACTTGATGGATGATCAAAATGAGCCGAAGGAAACGAATGTAGGGATCAGCTTGTACGATCAGAACACCGGAGAAAACCTCTACAACTTTGTACACACGTTGAATAAGGTGGGCAATCCAGATACCTTGTCTCTTGATCCGCTCCCTACTTATCGTGCTGTTGTGCATACCATCCCGACAATTGAAGTCACAGACCTTCGCGTCACACCTGGTCAACACACTGAATTCGACATCCCTGCTGCACAGGGATTCTTGAAGTTTGAATTCTCCGGTCGTTCTGAATATGAATCACTTCAATGCATCGTCCGAAGGGATTGTGATGTTGTGCATCACCAACCCTTTGATAGCAAACAACGTTACTTGGCTGGAAGCTATGACCTCGAGATTCTTACTACACCTCGCATCCATCTAGATAATGTAGAGATCAAACCGAACGACGAAACCCGCATCGCTATCCCTTCGCCTGGCAGGCTCATGCTCAATACAGGAACAATGGGCTTTGGCGGCATTTACCTTATTGAAAAGAACGAACTAATTCAAGCAATTAAGTTCGATGAAGGCGACCCAAGTGGTCGTTACATATTACAGCCTGGCAAGTACAAGTTGATCTTCAGATCACGCAGTTCGAACCAGACACTTTACACTATTGAAAAAGAGTTCACAATTTCCTCTGGAAGCAATACAACCATTAACCTGAATTGA
- a CDS encoding transketolase, protein MSNTPELQSIASQVRRDIVRMVHGASSGHPGGSLGCTDFLVTLYFDTMNTKAPEFHMDGNGEDLFFLSNGHISPVWYSTLARKGFFPVAELATFRKIDTRLQGHPATEEGLPGIRVASGSLGQGLSVALGAAQTKKLNGDNSLIFTLHGDGELQEGQIWEAAMYAAHHKIDNIISTVDYNKQQIDGSTDEVMTLGDLRAKWEAFGWTVLEMDGHNIDAIKSTLAEAKGMTGQGKPIIILMTTDMGKGVDFMEGTHKWHGVAPNDEQLASALTQLEETLGDY, encoded by the coding sequence ATGAGCAACACACCTGAACTTCAATCGATCGCTTCTCAAGTTCGTCGTGACATCGTACGTATGGTACACGGCGCAAGCTCGGGCCACCCGGGCGGTTCACTTGGATGTACTGACTTCCTTGTGACACTCTATTTTGATACCATGAACACCAAAGCACCGGAGTTCCATATGGACGGAAATGGCGAAGACCTATTCTTCCTTTCTAATGGACACATTTCACCGGTTTGGTATTCTACGCTAGCGCGTAAAGGGTTCTTCCCTGTAGCTGAGTTGGCTACCTTCCGTAAGATTGATACACGTCTGCAAGGGCACCCAGCAACTGAAGAAGGATTGCCAGGTATCCGTGTAGCATCAGGATCGTTGGGTCAGGGACTAAGTGTAGCTCTTGGTGCTGCGCAAACGAAGAAATTGAATGGAGATAATAGCCTTATATTCACTCTACACGGAGACGGTGAGTTACAGGAAGGTCAGATCTGGGAAGCAGCGATGTACGCAGCGCACCACAAGATTGACAACATCATCTCTACCGTTGACTACAACAAGCAGCAAATCGATGGTTCAACTGATGAAGTAATGACCCTCGGTGATTTGCGTGCGAAGTGGGAAGCATTCGGTTGGACTGTTCTTGAAATGGACGGACATAATATCGATGCGATCAAATCAACCTTGGCAGAAGCCAAAGGAATGACCGGACAAGGAAAGCCGATCATCATCCTAATGACTACTGATATGGGTAAAGGTGTTGACTTCATGGAAGGAACACACAAATGGCACGGTGTAGCTCCAAACGACGAGCAACTTGCCTCTGCCCTTACACAACTAGAAGAAACGCTCGGAGATTACTAA